DNA sequence from the Rattus rattus isolate New Zealand chromosome 2, Rrattus_CSIRO_v1, whole genome shotgun sequence genome:
CCTCTTCTACCTGGGTTTTCTCTTGTGGACTACAAGATTAGAGGGCTATTTGAAAGTTTGGGGacattcatatgtgtatgtgttgaggtCTCTCTGGAGTCTCTCTTGGTGAAATTCACTTGTAGAATTTGCCCCATTATTTAGGAAAAGTTGTAGAGGCACACAGGGAGGAAGCTGTGATTGGGAAAGGAACTCTAGTACTTGCACTGGGACATCTTCAGAAGAAGGTGCCCTTGACAAATATTCTAGGGGCCTGGATGTGTCTTGAGGTACTCTTCTAAAACAGTCAACAACTCTGTAAGGGACAGTATTCTCTTCAGGCTCAGAATACTCTTCTGTTTGGGAATCCATCTCTTTTGCCGGAATTCTATCATGATGTACTTCACTAGCATTACAGAAAGTGTTGAGGCTATCTTCATTGTCATTAGTGTGGTCTAGCCTGAAGAATAATCCTGGTTTTACCTCCATAGCAATTTCTTCGGAGGAATGGGCCGTTAGGGACTCTACCGGGTACCTGAAAGTGCCTTCActtgtctctctgtcactctgggTTTTTGAATAAGAAACAGCTATATCTTTAGGCACAGTGTACTGATCTGTTTGGGTAATGAGAAGAGGACCCATCTCCTCTCCAGGACTATTAACACCACTATTTCTTTCACTGGCATTCCAGGGATTGTTGCAGCCATCATCACTGCTCTCATTTCCTATGAAAATAAGACAGTCTATGAAACTGTATACCAGAAGATATTCCCTCACAACACCCCACTTCTCTCCAGTGGCCAAACTTACTTGTTGCAAAGAACATGTCTTGATGTATCTGCAGGTATGTCCTTGAATTCTCTTGTGTTGGCATTGGTGTTGCTTGCTGTTTCAAATATTCAATGACTTCTTTTAATGGCATGTTCTCGGAAAAGAGGGCTTCCTGCCCCTGCATAGAGACATGGACCTGTAAACAAAGCCAAAGGAACATTGTAAATGAATCTGTGGATGACAGAAAACCTGCCCTCAGTTTGCTTGAACGGATCACTGGCCTATGGGTTAGCTCATTTATTTAGTCCTCATATCTAGTGGTATTGTCCTGAAATTCACAAATTCTGTTCTATAAAGTCAATATTCACACTATGTCTGCAAATATTGAGTCactttccagaggaaaacaaaagattaGTTTCCTAAGAGCTTTGGCCTCAAAGTTCTCTTCAACTATTCAATACATTAAAAGAAGATCAGATGGCATTTGGTCAATTTGCAAAGGAGGATGATCCCCTTCAAAAAGGTTGCTCCTTCTTGCAGGCATTGTCTCATTTTCCCATCCAAGATATTATAAGTATTACAAAACATTTGGCTTAGTGAAAAACTACCAAGGATGGGtaggaaaaagcaaaaagaacatGAGTTTGGAGACTGGGAGGGCCTAAAAGTGCCCACAAAATGTCTAACACAGAATCCCCTGAGGCCTGCCATCTCTGGAGTCCCTCTTATCCATTGAACGAAGCTGTCTGTTTTGACAAAGTTTATGTTTGTAACAAAAAAGTCTCTATGGCTGatatgttttggttttattcaATTTGTAGTTCATTGTTATCACTCCTTCATCTGCCCCCAGGATCTTCAGCCATTAGTTTTGtctccttcaagttctttcacTTTGGTGACTCCTATTCTATTGAAATCTAATGCATTGTTATCACTCATTCCATTATCAGTAATTGGTATTTTGTGTCTGGATTCTTCAGGATCTCTACTTTAGTTCTGTAATAGTTGCCATGTTCTGGCTTCTGACTACTAATTATTACTTTTTGTCTTGCAACCCATGATGTTTGCCATTTTCACTCTCAAGTAGTTGagcctttcccatcccccacctccagccATTAGTCATCAGTTGCCCGTCCATCCCTAACTAATTGTAGTTTCACTTTGCTGTATGAGTGGGCTTTATTTCTAACACCTACAATTCTTTGTCCATGTCACTGAATACTAGCCTAGACAACCATCCTTAACTAAAGGTGACTTTAACATCATAGCTTTTGAGGGTTGCACAAGAAGCTCATTTCTTTATTATTGGATGATTAATACAATTGACTGAAACAAGTCCAATAAAAAGCATTTGATTCCACAAGATGCACACTGCCTTAGTTCTTAGGAGCAGGACTGGACATTATGGCAGCAGTTTACTTGGATTTCAGTTTCAATCACAAAATTTTCAACTTAAAGCTCAAAGGAGTAAAAATGTGGAGTAAACTGTGAAATGGCAATGTGTTTACAGACTTAAAATTTGAAATACAGAGAATATGTGGTAGTCAACACATTTAATTCAATGCCTGGAGAACAGACAAGAGTataatttctttgagtttccaGCTAACTACtgagaaacaagaaaatgtcagaaatgaaaaaaataaagaaaactaactaatcaaccatacaaacaaaccaaccaaaatgtaaatttaaaatctaaaacaCTTATAAGTGACATTCAGAAATGTCTGTCAATGACTGAGAATTATTCACATCTAAACattgaaagaacacacaatgcaATTATATCTGTATTAAATGTTTCCAGTTTTGAAGATATGCATTGAAGTACCAATATTGATCAAGACCTTTCTTGTGGGTGTGTGAGTATTAAATATGAATATGAGAAGAGTATGTCAACATTTCAAAGCATACTCCATCATTCTGTCACCTCAGGTTTCATAGAAGAATATCCTATTGTCATGTAGTAGACTATTTGGAAAGTGATATAGGCATTTTAAATCCCAGATTCACCCTCTCAGGTCTTGGGATCTGATCTACTGCcgtcagatgtgtgtgtgtgtgtgtgtgtgtgtgtgtgtgtgtgtgctgaggttCCAGTTCAGTCCTCATGATTGTAAGTACTGCCATGATTCAGCCATATCACAGACACAAAGTATCTCCTCTAAACACTTAATGTCTTACCCAATTGTCAATTATGCAGTCCTTTTGCCATCATGTCAATAAACTGCATTTATATGGATCTTCATCAAAAAATTGATGAtactctctgctttatttttgcTAATTCTTAACAGTACAAATCCTTCCTTGTAAGGCATTTGGTGGAGTGAGTATAATTTCACTAATAACAAAAGCTACCAGACCTGACTAATTTTTCACAAGTCCAAATGACTAATTTTCCTCCCAACATAGCCATCTCTTATCCCAGGTACTCACCAGGGTGGGAGGCTTCAAGCACTCATCAGTCAGCCCCTCCATGAATCTCCTCATGTTTCTTCCACTTGATTCCCACTTCTCTTTCAAGGCAAACTTGTCCTTGCAGTGCCCTGTGATGAAAAACTGTTCCAAGACCAGTTGAGCAATTATCTGCTCCTTGCTCTGCTTTTCTGGTTGCAACCATGAGGTAAAACTTTCCCAGAGTGTTTGCAGTTCCTGCTTTGCCAATGAGCCATTGCCATTTGGTGGAAAGTTGAGTTGAGCACTTGGTAAGGTGTAGATGTCTTCTCCAAACTGCACAGCAGAATGCTGGTTAGGAATAAACTCTTGATTGTCTAATTGAAGGACATTTGTTAGTGACTCAGAATAAAAGGTTTTTCTGACCTGTGAATTCATTATGGAAAGGATCCTGAGAAAGTTTCGACTATGGCAATTCAGTATGTATCTTGTGACTTTAGGATCTGTTTCAGTAGTTGGTGGTGTCCAAAAGCTACAGAttcaaaagagaagagagaaataataaaagtgaaaaatcagTTAAAATTCTGTCATAGACGATTATATGGTTacctgaaagaaaataattcatacAAGTATtacaaaaatgtttcaaaaaacagAGCATAGAGAAGATGTAAAGTATAACAATGCTTGACATAACAGGAAGAAAAGTCCTGTGTCATGCGAACACTGCAAAATGTACAGTAGCTCAGGCCTATGTGCCACTGGAAAAGATGAAGTTATTGTTGCTGAACCTCAAAATTTAAGGTTTACCCTCGTTTTCCATTATAAAGTACCACAGAACAATACTATAACATTAAATTCACGCAGCAGCAAAAAAtccataaatgcacacatacataatccCCATCCTTGAATAGCTTTCAAAGTATAAAATGCCAAACCCTTTATCACAATGGTTGTCCATAGCAACCTTTTTTATAACAGGTCCCCCGACAAAGCAGGCCCCATGTGTTTTGCACACCTGGCTCAATGATAGAAATACTGATTAGACTGTAAAATCAGGTTGTAGACTTTACCcttttgaaaactaaaacaaaggcctgATCCATCAATGTCCATAGATAAGGGAAAGTTTTAGTTTAataaccttgttttgttttttttttttttttttttttttttttttttttgctttggcaATTCTGCTATTTCCTAACTCTTTCTGTTAACTGAAATATGTCAACCTAAAAGGTTTTGTGCTTAAGAGCTCACACAAAGAAGGATTCAAGGGTACAATGGGATTCTGAACATCCAGTGTATGTCAAGGCAagctaataaataatttttatttggcCTAAACACAAGTTTCACCAATCCTTTTTTACGAATTGCCCATAATTCTGGAGGTTCCACAAAGATCCCAAAAAACAGACCATTTGGACATCTATACTCTCAGAACTCCTTTGGCTTGGGTAGAGTTCAGTGGTCTGTGGATTCTAAAAGATGCATATACTGGGATGTTGAACTCCCTCGGGTTCCCTTtgttcatcctccctccccttcccctgggtCTTAGAGATACTTGAAAACTACCTCAAAAGGAAACACTTTAGAAATTCTCCTGGTCTGTGACCTCCTGAGTTAAGGATGGTTAAGGCAACTACTATTTGGACATATAGGAGAGATCAGCCATGGCTGCTGATGCAGTGCCCAGATTTCATGGATACATCACTGAATAtctttgtgtatgaatgtgtagtGGTGTCTTAGGGCTTCCCTTGTTATGAAGAAACCctattaccaaggcaactcttataaagccaAATGTTTAagtgaggctggcttacagtctcagaagtTTAGGCCATTATCATCCTAGCAGGAACTATGACAGCATGTAGGAATTAACTTTGTTAGAGGAAAAGCTGAGAGTTTTATTGCTTGATTCTATGTAACCAGGAGGGAATGGCTTCCAGTCAGCTATTATGAGGGTCTCAACACCAGCATAAGTGGCCGCCTGTGATCACTTTTAACTGTTTTTCTGCCTGTCCTTTTATGTCGGGGACCGGACAtccgaactaagcaaagctagagccctgccctgagcagattcctgagaagggcttgaccttttcaaagaacttgtcccaggtagactgttgcctcattgtctaaggagaatatcttgcagtttaatgattcaccttatgtccttgggcacttcccagtactacacccccccacccccgccctaagcttcagttcctgcttcaattcctgcttcagagctttaaatgctgtacattcctctcaataaacgagaccttgacaacagaaccttgcttggtcctcttcttctctcccccccttgaccctcaggtagcacttcttcgggaccctgaataactggacctgctggacaggTCACTTTTATGTGCCTGTCAGTTTTGTTTTCATGATTAACTAGTGGCTTCCTCTAGTTTGAGATCCTCCCCCTTCTCAGCTTAAGACCTTCGCCCCCTCCTTTTGCTTTTGGAGACCTGAATATTTGAGTTTACAAGGTCATCCAGGGAAATAAACAAAATTCCATCTTTCCTGCTCCAGGAACTGGagctttcacttgtttgattgctTCATTCCTACTTATAATCATGGGCAGGGCTTCTTACCAATGGCCTCCTGGTGCCTGAGAGGAATGCACatagggagaagaaagtaattcCCCAATGTAAGAATTCCTCTTTCTCTAAGTCTGTTCTCAGAAGtcctgggaaagaagaaaagttctttatttctgaagccaaaggaaaagttttattattcctttctctttcatgatttatgttgtcattttaacAAATTATCCACAtattgagaaaaagaaacatcaacaacaaaatcttaCAACTCAAACCAAATGAACAAATTCCAGTGGGCTGGCTAGGCAGAGGGATTGCTGCCAAACCATGCAGCTTAGAAACAATGAATTCCCCCCTCTTTCCAACACTGACCAAAGAGACTGTAAACAATTTTCACTAGGtccttttgaaaattattaaaatagcttcgaaaaaaattttttcagcaTTTAGTCCCAGATGTTTGGAAAAAAGTTTAAGTAATTCAGTGGTATCACTAGGTCCCAATTATTGTAGGTAGCTCAAAGAGTGGTAAGCAATGGAGAACTGATTGGGACAAGACCTTTGCAAAGACTGAAAGCCATTTCCACTATTACTGATAATAAGATGCAATTAAACTTACAGATACTCATAAATTTGTGGTTTcttattgtactggctggttttgtgtgtcaacttgacacaagctggagttattacagagaaaggagcctccttgaggaaatgcctccatgagatccagctgtaaaggcattttctcaattagtgatcaaggatgggagagctcattgtgggtggtgccatccctgtgctggtagtcctggattctataagaaagcaagctgagcaagccaggggaagtaaaccagtaagtaacatccctccatggactctatatcagctcctgcttctcgACCAGTTTCAGTTCCAGTccattggtgatgaacagcaatgtggaagtgcaaACTGAATAagccttttcttccccaacttgcttcttggtcatgatgttttgtgcaggaataaaaccTCTGACTAAGACACTTGCCTTGTGTCAAAAGAATACCTACTAGCTGGCCTTTGCCTTCAAACAAAATACATACTTGGAATATCTCTCTTGTATACAACAAAGATTCCAGGTGGTATGGTCAGAACCCAAATGCCTGAGACTAGTCTAACACCTAGTGCCTATAATTGTTTAACTAGTTCAGCTACCCCAACCCTCATTAAACAATACACAATGAACttgaaaacaaattaagaaatcGCAGTTCCTCACATTGCTTAGATTGAACACATATGCATCCTGTCTTCCCAGTCACCCTGGAATACAATTCTCCTGCATATGAAAAAAACTGGGAACTCCGATTTTCATGAATCTGATTCTTCCAGTGAAACAGGTGCACACTGTCTTGTATCTGAAAGATTTGTTCTTTAGCCTCCTGTTGGCAGAGGTGACTTCACCCATATTTACTTTGAAATGGACAGAGCTAGTGGGATGTCATAGCAAACATATGGTTCGGGTGACCCCGGGAtttaaaaacactaaatgctGAGTTTGTGCCCTATCATCAGAGGCATCCCAGAGAAAACTTATAACAGAAGGGTCAATGTGGGAATACTGGAAGAGTTAAAAGCTACCAAATATTCTTTAAGAAAGCCCAAATTTGTACCTTGTCTACCAGTTGAAGGGAGGCGAAAGGAGCCTGTGTCAGATTAGGATTGCTGCCATCCTTCATATGCTAACTTCAAAGACTAGAGACAGGTTCAAGACTTCCTAGGTGCAGTGGAGTATGTACTGCTGCCTCTGGATACCAGAGTTTGTGGTAATGGCAAGGCCTCTATATGTCAGCACTAAAGTAGTCACTGATCCTCCAATCTGGTCTGACACTAAATTAATTTTACGTGAGACTTTAAAAACAGCTCTGACTTTGGCTTCACCCCTAGAATTTCCATACTTcttaaaacctttttattttctttgtccattaaacaaacaacaaacacaaactcTGGGGCCATTGAAACTCCCTGTATATAGCTGTACAAATAATTGGAACTCTATAGCCACAGGATGTCCCATCTGTATACGAGCTATGGTGGCAACTTctagtttaattaaaaacaaacaaacagaggaacaaacaataacaacaaagtaaGTTAACTGTAAATCAAATTTTTATGTTCACAAGGCCTATGGCATAGTTGTCCCTCATTTGAATACAACCAGAACATTGTCTGATGTCTATGTGACTCAGTATCAGGCTCAACTGGGGCATACCCTCAGGTAAGCTCTGAGAAACCCACCACCATCAACTCAGCTCCCCTATATCCTCATGATGCAGGTGCTCATTTGTTACTTTGGCAAGATAACAGATAAAACCACATATATAGGGGTTACCATAGGTACTGGAACCAAAACAAACTGGGAACAAGACAGATACCTCAGCCCATAGAACAGAACTGATTGATCTTATCCTGAATCtcagatggggaaaagaaaagttCACTGTATAAATAGACCCCATATTTGATATGCTTTTAATTTCAGATATTTTCGCAGTAAAACCTATAAGAAACGAGTGCTTTTCACTGTTTGGAAAAGGTTCAGTAACATTTTGTGGTTCTCAATTTGGCTTTCCCTACAAAATGTTGtccaccactgccaggctgctGACTTGATTCTCCTACAAAAGCCCTAAGACCAGTGAGGTCTACTGATATTCTGATGACATACCGTGACCCAATTCTGCCTAAGATCTCATAGTAATGAAGTAACATCTGGTGGGATTCTATTAATTGACCTTCAGCAGGCTATTCTTGTGGGGTCTAGAAAATGCTCTGAGTTTCTTATACCAACGTATGTTATGCCTAGGCTGGACATCTAGTGTGCGATGTCTCAGCCTAATGTCATGATTGTGTAAATGCAAAACAGCCCTTACACAGGAAGGATTCTGAACAACAGACAAATCCTGGTAAACTCTGGGGAAATTCATTTCTTAAGATCTTTAGTATGGGGAAGATAAAAATACTTGCTCATTTTCATAGATATCTATTATTGATGggtaaaaatatttcttatctGGAATGAAATTTTTCAAATAGGGCAATAGTGGTCAAGTAgtggggagatagagagagatagagggacagagacagagagagacagagagtgtgtgtgtgtatgtgtgtgtgtgtgtgtgtgtgtgtgtgtgtgtgtgtgtgtgtgtgtgtgtctacaagtGCTTGAGCATatctgtgggtctgtgggtctgtgtgcgttcttgtctctctccccttcttccttttctgttttctctgactCATGAAGAGTTAACAAACTTGAGGTTCCAGCCTGGCCAGTGATGGCCCTTGggacagagaaaaaagaacagaagtaACTAAGCCTTTCTTAATTCCTTGCTGCTTCTCATTAGGAGTCAAATTAAGCCAGCAGCTGTTTGCCACAGAATAACAAAGACTTCAAAAGTAAGCAGCTTTAGGCCACACAATGGCTGACAGAGAATTGTTAAAGGTAAAGCAATTTTGGCCACAATCAGTGACTCCAAAACTTACTTTTTGCAGCCTGCCTCAAATTATCAAGCCTACTCCTAGCAATGGTATCCAACAATAGCCTGTTCTCATAGCCAAAATCCCTCAACCAATAGCTGATGCTTTTAAAACTTTACTTGGTATATAGACTTCAGAATTCTGGCCAGGTAAAGTGATTAAAtgggttattaaaaataaaagaaaacaaaacaataacaataacaaaggaagagaacactaacaaaacatttattagaaatcaaaaacaaaacaaaaaatgaaaaacaggtaGATATGCTTTCCTCTGATTTGCTTGAGTCTTCTGCATCCCATAGAGGGCAGGATTTACCCTGTATGGGCTATGGACTCACTGAAATTCAGGTTTCATTAGTCCTTAAGTCTTTCCCTTCCACATCATTCTACCACCTCCTGACAATTATATTTTGCATCATGGGTAATGGTACAACCCCGACTGTTGCTCAAGCCTGTAGtggaaattaaagaagacagaTGCAAGGAAGGTATTAGCTAATGTGACCACAAATCAGCAAACATATCTCATTGCTACCTTTACTTACTGAAGCACACTTTAAATATCTGGTTATAggcagggtgagggtggggactaCAGGAACTTATCTCTGCAGGTAGAAATACAAAGCTTACAATCTTCTGCATGCTCTGCAGATGGTTCCCCTAGTTGCTACAAACAAGGTAGTTtccattgcaaaaaaaaaaaaaaaaaaaaaaaaggggggatttTAGTAGTGAGACTTCCTGAAGATTTCCTTTAAAAAGCTTCTGGCctttagggaaaagaaaaaagtagaaataaaaaatttattcaaAAACAACCAGGGTTGCTAGTTATACTTAAGCCCCTGTCTCCCATACTGTGTAGAAAAAGAAACTAATCAACCGGCCAGTCCATTGACTGACTAAACTCACTGTGATGGGAGACAGCCCAAATAAACATTATAGAACTATTAAGGGGCTCAAATTTGTCTAATATTCAAAACCCTTAACCTTTCAACCTTAATAACTTGTCTGTTTTCTGACTTATGGGTTAATTCTTCCTGGATAACAGCAATATTATTGAACCTCTGAGACTACTTTTTGAATATATACCAGTGGTTTGACTAAATATGCCTCTTCTTATACCTTTCAAACTAGATAGGAAGATAGATCAGGATATGGATGTATTAAGACATTCTATTTCCGAATTAAAACAAAAGTTAGATACCCTAGCTGCAGTGGTCATACAAGATTGGAGAGGCTTAGATGTCTtataagataaagtaaaatatgtCTGGCTTTAGGAACAAAACTATTGCTTTTATGTTAATTGTCCAGGAGTAATTAGAAAAGTTCTTTCcatagacaaaacaaacaaacaaaaagaaaacacacaaaaaaaaaaccactgtaacagaaaaagaaaaaaagaagacataagtCAGAACTTTGATACTAATTTTTGTTCTCTTGGCTCCCTAACTAACTACTCTGCTATTAACACTGACTAGGCCATTAATTCTCATTCTGACTGAATTAACTGTTTGCCCCATGTACCTTAAAATATGTGATCAATTAAGTATCAGTGCAGTAAACTAATGTTCCTTAAGAGCAACTGCATTTCCTTAGAGCAGGATAAACCCACTGAActcataacagccagaagctggaaacaacccagatgtccctccaaCTGAcgaatagatgcagaaaatgtggtacatttacacaatggagtactactcaactattacaatgacttcatgaaattcacacaggcaaatggatggaactagaaaacatcttcctgagagtgaggtaacccagtcacaaaagaaaa
Encoded proteins:
- the LOC116893423 gene encoding LOW QUALITY PROTEIN: zinc finger and SCAN domain containing protein 4D-like (The sequence of the model RefSeq protein was modified relative to this genomic sequence to represent the inferred CDS: substituted 1 base at 1 genomic stop codon), whose product is MNSQVRKTFYSESLTNVLQLDNQEFIPNQHSAVQFGEDIYTLPSAQLNFPPNGNGSLAKQELQTLWESFTSWLQPEKQSKEQIIAQLVLEQFFITGHCKDKFALKEKWESSGRNMRRFMEGLTDECLKPPTLVHVSMQGQEALFSENMPLKEVIEYLKQQATPMPTQENSRTYLQIHQDMFFATRNESSDDGCNNPWNASERNSGVNSPGEEMGPLLITQTDQYTVPKDIAVSYSKTQSDRETSEGTFRYPVESLTAHSSEEIAMEVKPGLFFRLDHTNDNEDSLNTFCNASEVHHDRIPAKEMDSQTEEYSEPEENTVPYRVVDCFRRVPQDTSRPLEYLSRAPSSEDVPVQVLEFLSQSQLPPCVPLQLFLNNGANSTSFYNLSVLCVHAVIHEQKKPFTXHSCKIPFSHKTNLQDHEKIHTREKPYIRFLCNNSLYQSSTYHCHLRNYHKSD